ttaattgcttGTTCAATTCTTTTTCATTCCAGTGTTATCCCCCTTCTGGTCTACcctaactgttccacatcccacacctcctccctaccccacccaagaggatgtccccatcccaccatCCCACATTGTGTCGCCCTAAGTCTCCTGAAGATATGTGTATCTTCTCTGAATGGGTCCAGACCTAAATGTCCTCTATTGTATTTCTTGGGGGCTCCTATGCTCATgtatatgctgcctggctggttgCTCAGTGTTTGAGACATCCCAGgggcccaggttaattgacactgctgCTATTCATATAGGATCACTCTTCAGGTTCTTCCAggcttttcctaattcaaccacaggggtccccagtttctgcccattggttgggtgtaaatgtctccatctgactctttcagctgcttctagGATCTATCAGAAGCTTGTCACTATAGGCCACTGTGTGTAAGCATACCATAGCCTGAATCATAGTGTCAGATCTTGGTGCCTCCCACTGAGCTGGAACTCAATTTGGACCTCCTTTcgctcaggctcttctccatttttgttcttccagttcttttacaCAGGGACCATTCTGGTCAGAGattttgattgtgggatggcaGCTCTATGACATTCTGCATCACAGTGATTAGGGGATGTCTAACTTGTCACAGTTTAGgctttgagttcattttctgtccaTGATCCAGGAGCAGAATTATTACAATAAATTCATACCATTTTCATCACCTGGGTTTGCGTTGTGCTGTATTTGAGAGAACCCTATTGCACAAAGGCTTTTCCACATTTTTTATACTCATATCTTTACAGCATGATTATTTTCATGATGATAAAGACTTTAGAAATGTGCAAAGACTTTACCATATTCAATGCCTTCATAGCTTTATTTTTTGCCCCGATGATGATATGGGAGAATTGAAAAGACCTCCCCATATTAAATCTATTCACATAGTTATTATCTGGTACGGATTGTTTCATGTTGATGAAGTCTATAGAAATACATGAAGGTTTGACCAGGTTAAATGTACTCATAAGGTTTTATTAAATACACTCAAAGGATTTTTCTAAATTATggtttattttgtgcctttgaaTATGACTGATATGCGAAGGCTTTAACACTTTGCTTACATTCATAGGGTGTCCCTCCTGTTTatcttcttttatgtatttgaaagaTGATTGCTCGTTCACATACTCAGGCATAATCACACTGATTATATTCTATAGGGTTTCTATTGAgtatgtcttcttttattttcttggaacGTACTGCAATTTGCAAAAGGTTTGCCACATttcttacattcatagggttccTATGCAGTGTGTATTATTTTATGGGCTAGGAGATGACTGTTTTGGGAAAGGTTTTACCACATCAGTTACAGTCCAAGCATTTTTCCCTAGGACCTATTCAGTCATGCAGTTGAAGATGCTTGTGATGTCTAAGGGTTTAAGAACATGTAACACATTCATTGGGTTTCTCTGCTGTATGTGattgtttatgtatttggagGTCATTGCTTTGTATAAATGTTATAAGACCACAATGGATACATTCAAAAAAGTTTTGCTCCTGtacgtgtacttttaagattttagaGACTACTGCTTTGTGAGAAAGCTTTGGAACATTGGTAAAAGTtaaagggtttctctcctgtatgtgttcttatatgtctttggagatgactgctctgtgcaaaggctttgccacattggtgacattcatagggtttctctcctgtatgtgttcttatATGGCTTTGGAGATGACTGCTTCCTGCAAAGGCTTTacaacattgattacattcatagggtttctctcctgtatgaattcttatATGTCTTTGGAAAGTACTTCtatgggaaaaggctttgccacattggttacattcgtagggtttctctcctgtatgagttcTTATATGGCTTTGGATATGACTCCTTTGTGCAAAGGAtttgccacattggttacattcgtagggtttctctcctgtatgagttcTTATATGGCTTTGGAGCTGACTCCTTCCTGCAAAGACTTTGCCACATTGGTGACATTCGTAGGGTTTCTCTGCTGTATGAGTTCTTACATGTTTTTGCAGAGTACCGCTTtctgcaaaggctttgccacactgGTGACAttcgtagggtttctctcctgtatgagttcttatatgtctttggagatgactcctttgtgcaaaggctttcccacattggttacattcatagggtttctctcctatatgtgttcttttatgtgtttggagATTACCGCTGtctgcaaaggctttgccacattggttacattcatagggtttctctcctgtatgagttcttatatgtatttggagatgactgctctgtgcaaaggctttgccacattggtgacattcatagggtttctgtcCTGTATGGGtccttttatgtatttggagatgactggtctgtgcaaaggctttgccacattggtgACATTCATAGGGTGTCTGTCCTTTATGGGTCCTTTTATGTTTTTGGAGAAAGCGGTTTTGGACAAAGGCTTTACAACATTGGTTACATTTATAACGTTTTTCTCCATTACATGTCCTTTTATGTCTTTTGAGACTACCCCTTTCTGCAAACGCTTTACCACATGGACTACATTCACAGAGTTTCTCTCCTGTCTGTGTTCCTTCATGATTTTGCAGAGCACTGCTTCTTACAAAGTCTTTacaacattggttacattcagAAGTTTCTTCTCCATTATGTGTCCTcttatttgttttgagattatTCCTCTGTACAAAAGCTTTACCACAAAGGTTACCTTCATAGGGCTCCTCTGCATTATGCCTTTGGGTATGACTCTGAACTGCAAAGCCATTACCATACAGAATAAAATCAAAGGTTTGCTTTCCAGTAAAACTTCTTTCATACCTGCAAATACAATTGGCACATGTAAATGTTTTCTCACATTGATtatattcatgaatctttttatatctatgaattcatttcaaatttggtTTAAGTATAAAGAGCAAAATGATCTTAACATAATATCAGTTTTTTTATATTCAAAGGTGTTGCCTTTTATTATGGGTTGTCTTGAATGTTTGAAGGCACATGGAATATGCAGAGAATTGATTACATGACTCATATTTATTCCATAATTTTTCTATTAAGAGTATTAACACATTTGAAGAAAACTCAATGAACTCGGAGCGTTTGTAGACTGACTGCGAAGATAAATTTTGCTATCTTGAGGAGTACTACAATAGCAACATGAGCCAATGCAAAGAGGATAATTTCTATAACCCTAATCTCATAAAGTGATTCGGCACTTTGAATGTGTAAATGTCACCAATCATagtcaaaaactaaatatttatcaaCTTTTCCCACATTAAAAAACTCTCCTCAAAGTGGTATCTACTGTACATCTTCTAATTTTTCTGGAAAAGACAGAGGTATGTTGCTTCTTTCAGTATCACTATGCTCTCCTGGCTTGCATTCATAGGGACATATGACATCTATATCAAAAGAAGAATAACACATAACAGTCAACACATTACAAAAGAAAACTTCTatattacatttacacaatttccCTTTGTTTTCCTCACAGAGTTGTGGTACAGGGTTTAATGTTTCTCCACAAAACCATTCTTGAATCTCATAAACTGTCCATATCATTAAATTTAGTCATGCTGTTACAGAATAAGCTTCACCACAATTTACTATGGACTATTTGCTTATTAAAAGGGTGTAGACATATAATGATGACCTAATCAATATTTGATGCAGTGTGTATTTTACcctgttgcttttctttaaaacttgcTGCACACATGAAATTTTCGTGGGAGGCATTATCTTATCATCTTTCATGtgaaaattaccttccatgtcttcCAGATCTTTTACAATATTCTTCAGTAGTATTGTCTTCCCAAATGTATCCTAAAATGGTATCAGAGAAATTATGTTAAATAATTGGAATTGGGCAACATTTAAGATACTATCTTTAGTGAACTTTAGAACCATGTCTGATTTACTCATTTCATTCTCCCTcatttttaagtgaaataaaaaaaaattgaatcagggttggggatttagctcagtggtagagcgcttgcctagcaagcccaagtgtccctgggttcggttcccagctccgaaaaaaaaacaaaaaaaaaaaaaaagaaaaacaaattaaatattaaacaaaaccaGCTGTGCCTATTTTACAAAGTGAATGATAAATTCATTGAATTACCTATAGCACTGAgattcctacaggtctccagcatTACACCTTGGTAGAGACTCTTCTGAGAAGGATTCAGCAATGCCCACTCTTCCTGagtgaagttcacatgcacatcatCATAGGTCAGGACATCCTAAAAGATAcaatacatgtgtacatgataCATCATGATACCGCCTTCCAGTCACCATTTGCGCCAAAAGCtggagctttcccaaggacctgcACACCCAAAACCGGTCTTCAGGGGTGGTCTatcaggagcactctcactcctatGCCCACAGGTGAAACTgcactttctctccactgactgtccAAAGGGAGAAACACCAGGAGCCCGCAAGGCACAGGAATGTCTGAGTAATCTGGGATGTGACCCTTATGGTCTAcatctgctcccagagctgagatgGTCCTATTGCTCTCTAGATCAAAAACTTTGCCACATTGAGATGGTCTCGTAGGAGTGCTCTCATTGCAAATCACACAGGTTGGAACACACATTTGCTCCACAGTTGTTAAAAGAGAGATGAGCTTGGAATAATCTTGGCAATGGTGtggtggggaggcctggcagagGACTGACCTGGTCTCTATCTGTGTCCAGTGCTAAGGGTATGTCATAGCCCTCCAGACCAAAAACAAGGCCAGAGAgtactggtctcccaggagcattCTCATTCCTAAGATCAGAGGCATATGAGTCTACAGGAGGAACAAGCTataatcagaaacagcaagatcaACTATCATTAGCAATAACTGGATGGCAGTAGGCAAGCATAAGAACCGAAGCATCAAAAACCAACAATAATTGTCATCATCACAACGCAGTTCTCTCACCACAACAAGTAATGGGTATATCAACATACCagcaaagcaagatttggattgaaaatcacatctcatggtcatgatagaggattttaagaaggacataattaCCTCCTTTAAAGCAATACAGAACACATGTAAATAAGTAGTTGCCTTAGGGAGGAAACAATAAAATTCCCTAAAgatttacataaaaaaaaaaactaagaaagaggggaagaaattgaacaaagtcATCTAGGATCTAAAATTGTAAATAGGAACAACAAGGAAACCACAAGGAGAGACAAAcctgaagataggaaacataggaaagagatcaggagtaatacataagcatcaccaacaaaatataagggattgagagagaatctcaggggcagaagataccatacaaacattgacacaacagtcaaagagaATGCATAAAACCCCCACAAAACTTCTAAgtcaaaacatctaggaaatccagaacacagcAATGTTGTGAGAAGAGCAAACTTAAGGTTAGTAGTTATAGAGGATAATAAAGATGCCAAACTTAAAGAGACAGCAAAGATCTTCAAATTTTCTCagaagtaaacttccctaacttaactaaagagatgcccatgaacataaaagaatcCCACAGACTGAAAATAGACTGGATCATAATAAAATTTCCTCCCATCACACACATCGTTTAATGTCTGCTTCCTGCTATATGGATTATGTTACAAGATGTGTGATTTGTACTATTTACAGAACCAGCAGTATGAGCGCATGAGAAACTTGCATCTCAGAAGCTCCGTTTGTAACTAAGAATTGAATTTCTGTGAATCATGCCATTGACTGGAGGTAATAGAAAGGTAAAAGGATTCTAATGAAATACTTCTGAAGGAACCCTATTACCTCTTTTCTACTAATTTCTAAACAATTGACAAAATTAGTCACACAAAACTGAATGTAGAACATTCAGAAATTCAAGAACTCACAAAACGACATAGGAAAGAGAGTTCATCGCCCAGActtgtggacactcctgagactgcagggcagtagAGACTGCCAACTCTCCCTACaattgcccacatccctggcctacgaggaaactgtatagggcctgtgggaacaggaagataggcaCAATCAAGCTGCTATAAACTGCAGTTCAGACTGTGCCCTGATCTGAAgtgacccagtcaaacagctccctgcgcccaaatcccgtgggagggagagctatagcttcagagtggcagacacacctgagaaagcagaggagattactctctgcccacatttctgactctagaggaattTGCTTAGTCCCATCTGGGTGCTCGGTGCACAGAGATcttggaggagggggaggccttACTGGCTgatgccctcactgagagcttaAACCCAAACCTGAGGAACACTTCAGACCCCAGAgtagaggtaagaacaacttttctactccaagtaacctgcctggtggactcatgacacacacccacaggaacagctgaaagccagtgaagAGGAATAACTacactcctgaaagcagaacacactgttctcataactggctgaaagaaaacaggacaacagcactcttgacacacaggcctataggacgtgtcaagtcactctcagaaatagcagaacaacgtaacaccagagacaagcgGATGTTGACAGGCCactgcaggaacccaagcaacagaaatcaagaatacatggcatcatgggagccaAATCCTCCCACTGAAGAAATCACtgggtatccaaacacaccagaaaagcaagatctagatttaaaatcacatttgatcacgatgatggaggacttcaagaaagacataaagaactgccttagagaaatgcaggaaaacaaaaataaacaagaagaagcccttagagaggaaaaacaaaaatccatgaaagaattacaggaaaacacaatcaaacaggtgaaggaactgaaaatggaaatagaaaaaaatgaagaaagcgcaaagggagacaaccctggctattaaaaaaaaaaaaagaaaaaacaaacaaacaaacaaaaaaaaaaaaaaacaaaggaagagacaaggagctgtagatacaagcataaaacagaaaactagagaaagaagagagcatttcaggagcagaagattccatagaaatcattgatacaacagtgaaagataatgtaaaagggaaaaagctactggcccaaaatatactggaaatccaggacacaatgagaagatcaaacctaagcataatatgtatagaagagagtgaagactcccagctcacagCACCAGTAAAcatcttgaacaaaatcatagaagaaaacttcactaacctaaagaaagagatgcccataaacataaaataaatgtatagaaCTCCAAACagtttggaacagaaaagaaactcctcccgttacataatagtcaaaacaccgaaaacacaaaacaaagaaagaatattaaaagcagtaagggaaacaggtcaagtaacgtataaaggcagacctatcagaattacaccagacttctaccagagactatgaaacgcagaagatcctggaaagatgtcatacataccctaacagaacacaagtGACAatccaggttactgtacccagcaaaactctcaattaacatggatggagaaaccaagagatTATATGAGAAaaccaaggctgcccactctgttcctaattattcattatagttctcgaagtcctagccagagcaatcagacaaggaaaggagatcaatgtgatacagattggaaaagaagaagtcaaaatatcactatttgtagatgatatgatagtagatTTAAGTGTTCCcacaagttccaccagagaactactaaaactgataaacacctagagcaaaatggctgggtacaaaatttactcaaataaatcataagccttcctctacacaaaagagaaacaaggcg
This Rattus norvegicus strain BN/NHsdMcwi chromosome 3, GRCr8, whole genome shotgun sequence DNA region includes the following protein-coding sequences:
- the Zfp970l gene encoding zinc finger protein 431-like codes for the protein MWAIVGRVGSLYCPAVSGVSTSLGDELSFLCRFLVPPVDSYASDLRNENAPGRPVLSGLVFGLEGYDIPLALDTDRDQDVLTYDDVHVNFTQEEWALLNPSQKSLYQGVMLETCRNLSAIGYIWEDNTTEEYCKRSGRHGRYERSFTGKQTFDFILYGNGFAVQSHTQRHNAEEPYEGNLCGKAFVQRNNLKTNKRTHNGEETSECNQCCKDFVRSSALQNHEGTQTGEKLCECSPCGKAFAERGSLKRHKRTCNGEKRYKCNQCCKAFVQNRFLQKHKRTHKGQTPYECHQCGKAFAQTSHLQIHKRTHTGQKPYECHQCGKAFAQSSHLQIHIRTHTGEKPYECNQCGKAFADSGNLQTHKRTHIGEKPYECNQCGKAFAQRSHLQRHIRTHTGEKPYECHQCGKAFAESGTLQKHVRTHTAEKPYECHQCGKVFAGRSQLQSHIRTHTGEKPYECNQCGKSFAQRSHIQSHIRTHTGEKPYECNQCGKAFSHRSTFQRHIRIHTGEKPYECNQCCKAFAGSSHLQSHIRTHTGEKPYECHQCGKAFAQSSHLQRHIRTHTGEKPFNFYQCSKAFSQSSSL